A stretch of DNA from Leopardus geoffroyi isolate Oge1 chromosome B3, O.geoffroyi_Oge1_pat1.0, whole genome shotgun sequence:
AGTGTCCCTGAGACATGATGGTGAAGGCCGGAGTCAACGGATTTGGCTGTTGGGTGCCTGGTCACCAGGGCTGCTTTAACTCTGGCAAAGTGGTTATTGTTGCCATCAATGACCCCTTCACTGACCTCAACCACATGGTTTACATGTTCcagtatgattccactcatgGCAAATTCCATGGCACAGTCAAGGCTGAGAACGGGAAACTTGTCATCAGTGGAAAGCCCACCTCCGTCTTCCAGAAGCGAGATCTCACCAACATCAAATGGGGTGACGCTGGTGCTGAGTATGTTGTGGAGTCCACTGAGGTCTTCAGTACCATGGACAAGGCTGGGGTTCATGTGAAGGGTGGGGCCAAGAGGATCATCACCTCTGCCCCTTCTGCCGATGCTCGCATGTTTGTGATGGGTGCGAATCCTGAGAAGTATGACAACTCCCTCAAGATTGTCAGCAATGCCTCCTGCATCACCAACTGCTTGGCCCCTCTGGCCAAGGTCACCCATGACAACTTTGGCATCATGGAGGGACTGATGATCACAGTCCATAGCATCCCTGCCACCCGGAAGACCATGGACGGCCCCTCTGGGAATCTGTGGAATGACGGCCGAGGGGCTGCACAGAACATCATCCCTGCTTCTACTGGTGCTACCAAGACTGTAGGCAAGGTTGTCCCTGAGCTGAATGGAAAGCTCACAGGCATGGCCTTCCATGTCCCTACTCTCAACGTGTCAGTTGTGGATTTGACCTGCTGCCTGGAGAAAGCTTCCAAGTAGGTGGGGAGGCAGGCATTGAAGGGCCCCCTCAAGGGCATCCTGGGCTACAGTGAGGACCAGCTTGCCTCCTGCTACTTTAACATTGACACGCACTCTTCTACCATCAATGCTGGGGCTGGCATTGCTCTCAATGACCGCTTTGTCAAGTTCATTCCCTGGTATGGCAGTGAAGTTGGCCATAGCAACCAGGTAGTGGACCTTATGGCTCACATGACCTCCAAGGACTAAGAGCCCCTGGACCACCAGCCCcagcaagaggaagaggaagaggaagaggaagaggaagaggaagaggaagagggaggcccTCGGCTGCCTGGGATCCCTTGCTTCAACTCATCCCCCAACACACTGAGACTCTCCCAACCTCCACAGTTTCCATCCCAGACCCCCTGAAGAAGTGGAGAGGCTTGGGGAGCCCTACCTTTTCATGTGCCATCAATAAAGTATATTGTACCCAGCCAAAAAAATGCAAACCAAGTTATGTTTCAAACCCTTAAgtgtttcagggcgcctgggtgactcagtcggttaaacatccagctttggctcaggtcatgatctcacggtttgtgggtttgagccctgtgttgggctctgtgctgacagctcagagcttggagcctgcttcggattctgtgtctccctccctctctctgttccttctctgcttgcactctgtctctctctctctctctctctctctctctctctctctctctctcaaaaacgaacaaacagtaaaaaaagaattcaaatcttTCAGTATTTCCCAGCCAGGGAATATCTCAGATGTCCTAGGGGATTTATGCCcttcaagttttccttttctcttccgcatttcagtttctatttttctgaatatgaaacatgaattttagaattacttAATTATTCCCACCTGTTAAAGTTGAAGCGTTTGCTCCCTTCCGAGTGGGTGTGCACGGTAGTTAGGAGATGAGAAGAAGGAAAGCTCTCTTGAAGCAATTACTCAGCTGGGATATCAAAGGACCATTGATATGCACGGTggagtttttagctattatactattttaagttatttgtattttaggTCATATGTTTTCAAGTGTATACCCATAATGGATTAAAGGCTTATCAGGGGTGTTCGATCTCAAAATACACAATGCAAGATGTTTCCTTTTGCCTGGAATCTTCTCTCATTGGCACCATTTGGGAACTGAAGCATTTCTGACTTCATCTTTGACAGTGATTTCTCTCTCAACACTTCCCTTTCTGAAAGTCAGGAAGAATTAGATGCTACTTTCTGTGTTCTCAACGCTTTTCACAAGCCATTTAATTATCAGGATGTTTTGTAAGGAGTTGATtcgtcctctgtctctcccactagactgtGAAGTCTTTGCTATGGGGTTTGTGTCTTATTCATGTTGGTATCCTTTTGGCATAGTGCCCGGAACAAATATTGGCTcccaataaaagttttaaatgatcTACCCTAAAGCGACCCCATCAAGAAAAGCTCtaattatattctaaatattctgCTCCAAAAGCCAGaaactataaaatgtattttggagAAGATTCCCATCACAAATGACtaaaacgaaaacaaaaatgTTGATGCTTAAAAGGGTGCcctctcagggagcctgggtggctcagctg
This window harbors:
- the LOC123582315 gene encoding LOW QUALITY PROTEIN: glyceraldehyde-3-phosphate dehydrogenase-like (The sequence of the model RefSeq protein was modified relative to this genomic sequence to represent the inferred CDS: substituted 1 base at 1 genomic stop codon) → MMVKAGVNGFGCWVPGHQGCFNSGKVVIVAINDPFTDLNHMVYMFQYDSTHGKFHGTVKAENGKLVISGKPTSVFQKRDLTNIKWGDAGAEYVVESTEVFSTMDKAGVHVKGGAKRIITSAPSADARMFVMGANPEKYDNSLKIVSNASCITNCLAPLAKVTHDNFGIMEGLMITVHSIPATRKTMDGPSGNLWNDGRGAAQNIIPASTGATKTVGKVVPELNGKLTGMAFHVPTLNVSVVDLTCCLEKASKXVGRQALKGPLKGILGYSEDQLASCYFNIDTHSSTINAGAGIALNDRFVKFIPWYGSEVGHSNQVVDLMAHMTSKD